One uncultured Alphaproteobacteria bacterium genomic region harbors:
- a CDS encoding conserved exported hypothetical protein (Evidence 4 : Homologs of previously reported genes of unknown function) → MLRRAATLVLALAAFAPAALGVPGFAPGDRATVAAFYENLIASGDCPPDLAASPNGCRPTTSRRMWQTGEPLNSAVTYYPLPGALLRQLPESPHDHVYVRVGRDILLITVGDHVVLDAIPDFGQ, encoded by the coding sequence ATGCTGCGCCGCGCCGCGACCCTCGTCCTCGCCCTCGCCGCCTTCGCCCCCGCGGCGCTCGGCGTGCCCGGGTTCGCGCCCGGCGACCGCGCCACCGTCGCGGCGTTCTACGAGAACCTGATCGCCTCGGGCGATTGCCCACCCGACCTCGCCGCCAGCCCCAACGGCTGCCGCCCCACCACCAGCCGCCGAATGTGGCAAACCGGCGAGCCCCTCAATTCCGCCGTCACCTACTATCCCCTGCCCGGCGCGCTGCTGCGGCAGTTGCCGGAATCCCCCCACGACCACGTCTACGTCCGCGTCGGCCGCGACATCCTCTTGATCACCGTCGGCGACCATGTCGTGCTCGACGCAATCCCCGACTTCGGACAATGA
- a CDS encoding conserved exported hypothetical protein (Evidence 4 : Homologs of previously reported genes of unknown function): MRLSYAVALLALALAAPAVAAPPDKGPDKVHAGKTGKAANGDVAIGLTFTGADRRAVADYYGPLERAGNCPPGLAKKNTGCRPPGQAKAWSKGHPLPAGVAWYPLPGELSVHLPLPPAGHEYVRVGADILLLATGTRMVVDAITDLGRR, translated from the coding sequence ATGCGTCTGTCGTACGCCGTCGCCCTGCTTGCCCTCGCGCTCGCCGCGCCCGCCGTCGCGGCTCCGCCCGACAAGGGGCCGGACAAGGTCCACGCCGGAAAGACCGGCAAAGCCGCAAACGGCGACGTCGCGATCGGCCTCACGTTCACCGGTGCCGACCGTCGCGCGGTCGCCGACTACTACGGTCCGCTCGAACGCGCCGGCAACTGCCCGCCCGGCCTCGCGAAGAAGAACACCGGCTGCCGTCCGCCGGGGCAGGCGAAGGCCTGGAGCAAGGGCCATCCGCTCCCCGCCGGGGTCGCCTGGTATCCGCTTCCCGGCGAACTTTCCGTGCACCTGCCGCTGCCGCCCGCCGGTCACGAGTACGTGCGCGTCGGGGCGGACATTCTGTTGCTCGCGACCGGCACGCGGATGGTGGTCGACGCAATCACCGATCTCGGCCGACGCTGA
- the rplI gene encoding 50S ribosomal protein L9 — protein sequence MEVILLERIERLGQIGDVVSVKPGYARNYLLPQHKAMRATKANLEIFESQRAQIEATNLKRREEAEAVAAKMEGLRLVIVRQAAETGQLYGSVTARDIRDAAKDAGFTVEKTAAHLHQPIKALGTYGVPFLLHPEVKVEVSVTVARSLEEAERAQKAEAETAEEDVAEVEGEIEAPAAEETAE from the coding sequence ATGGAAGTCATTCTGTTGGAACGCATCGAACGCCTCGGCCAGATCGGCGACGTGGTGAGCGTGAAGCCGGGCTACGCCCGCAACTACCTCCTGCCGCAGCACAAGGCGATGCGCGCCACCAAGGCCAACCTCGAGATCTTCGAGAGCCAGCGCGCCCAGATCGAGGCCACCAACCTCAAGCGCCGCGAAGAGGCGGAAGCCGTCGCCGCGAAGATGGAGGGCCTGCGCCTCGTGATCGTGCGCCAGGCCGCCGAAACCGGCCAGCTCTACGGCTCGGTCACCGCGCGCGACATCCGCGACGCGGCCAAGGACGCGGGCTTCACCGTCGAGAAGACCGCCGCCCACCTCCACCAGCCGATCAAGGCGCTCGGCACCTACGGCGTGCCGTTCCTGCTGCATCCGGAAGTCAAGGTCGAGGTTTCGGTGACGGTCGCCCGCTCGCTCGAGGAAGCCGAGCGCGCCCAGAAGGCCGAAGCCGAGACCGCCGAGGAGGACGTCGCCGAGGTCGAAGGCGAGATCGAGGCCCCGGCCGCGGAAGAGACCGCCGAATAA
- the rpsR gene encoding 30S ribosomal subunit protein S18 (Evidence 2a : Function of homologous gene experimentally demonstrated in an other organism; PubMedId : 10094780, 12244297, 12809609, 14528314, 3528756, 7556101, 776663; Product type s : structure), whose protein sequence is MAAPRRPFFRRRKTCPFSGANAPKIDYKDVKLLLRFVSERGKIVPSRITAVSAKKQRELARAIKRARYLSLLPYVMK, encoded by the coding sequence ATGGCCGCTCCGCGTCGCCCGTTCTTCCGTCGCCGGAAGACCTGCCCGTTCTCCGGCGCCAACGCTCCGAAGATCGACTACAAGGACGTCAAGCTGCTGCTGCGCTTCGTTTCCGAGCGCGGCAAGATCGTCCCGAGCCGCATCACCGCGGTTTCGGCGAAGAAGCAGCGCGAGCTCGCCCGCGCGATCAAGCGCGCGCGCTACCTCTCGCTTCTGCCCTACGTGATGAAGTAA
- the rpsF gene encoding 30S ribosomal protein S6, producing the protein MSLYESVVIARQDISSAQVDALMDKLTEVLVAGGGEVKKREAWGLRNLSYRINKNRKGHYVLLNIDAPAAAVAEYERQMRINEDVLRYMTVRVEALEEGPSAMMQPRNERGDRGDRGPRGDRGDRGDRGGRRFERDRAPAPQPAAEGE; encoded by the coding sequence ATGTCTCTGTACGAAAGCGTGGTGATCGCACGCCAGGACATCAGCTCCGCCCAGGTGGACGCGCTGATGGACAAGCTCACCGAAGTGCTCGTCGCCGGCGGCGGCGAGGTGAAGAAGCGGGAAGCCTGGGGCCTCCGCAACCTCTCCTACCGCATCAACAAGAACCGCAAGGGCCATTACGTCCTGCTGAACATCGACGCTCCGGCCGCCGCGGTGGCCGAGTACGAGCGCCAGATGCGCATCAACGAAGACGTGCTGCGCTACATGACGGTCCGCGTCGAGGCCCTCGAAGAGGGTCCGTCGGCGATGATGCAGCCGCGCAACGAGCGTGGCGACCGCGGCGATCGCGGCCCGCGCGGCGATCGCGGCGATCGTGGCGACCGTGGCGGCCGCCGTTTCGAGCGCGACCGCGCGCCGGCTCCGCAACCCGCTGCTGAAGGAGAGTAA